In Portunus trituberculatus isolate SZX2019 chromosome 44, ASM1759143v1, whole genome shotgun sequence, a single window of DNA contains:
- the LOC123518567 gene encoding ribosome-binding protein 1-like isoform X9: protein MVENTMDVLVLGAVVLVLTVVVYLVATLGTKETPFEDVANQRQKFETAHSKTEKQQKKPKVKKPKGKKEEGDQAGSTSAQEVEAECEPTKSPPAPEPSPSPQPSQEQKKERKKKKEQEDAGSEEVQEKVVKAEVKKTESAASRATASATPAPASSAATPSPSAKETKAAAKEAKTNVKSAAKDTNTSGKEPKNASKEAKAAAKESVAPAKETKASKETKAAAKETNAAAKETNVNTKEMKESKAKATKEAVKESKATVVDMPLISEQVSGSDAVDVSPAAEKGSSQEKKKKKEKKNDITSMSESKLLPMVQRAPLSGTEIQTLIDVLLNKQQQNNAGGDWVKKGRVDPITQLRRQLEEVENRLRDKDEAHSALSAKITDLCGELHGERSRSAKLKTQLEDTIANYTRQQEVAAANAKSTQTARLNELRATLEQEYQIKFQQQQQLVEQLQNTTNDQEAAALRASLNEAEMQGKIIKQEHEVLTQRCQQYEEHIRALEEKRVGDDASRNAQLTELQIKLQNSDAARAQALAELSAMESERENMRAQITSSNTKIAQVQQCMQEKLREKSEVDSRLSQMESELCSVRQVVVDQNIQIERLKEEKESLASQSVRPAAEGQENGDVHAEHTPAPDTALLQSLLKEKEQTIEEQVTELTSLKKEITRLKEDLEGQREKNNELREKNHKVLEALTITEEKLMARLKQVDEATGVVEEEKAKVRAVLRRIFPEVVVDDALALPVRKKTYQDQGAFLSEFETKALQVATQTAQPAKPEVVEVIKYVEKEVKVEDPALKIEVEKLSKENAELKTQVANLQEDSASAANDSERVQELQNEISSVNEKVAHYQTVLADTENLLKSLQASVESEEVAWKKRLSDKEEDLHQLVEEKRNLELQLKELEGYLEKEQQSDNTLKIESLQQQLQTVELEKESIQEKLQQAEEQLARTSTQTSSTNGPVNEEQCQEGASAAQ, encoded by the exons gttgaaAACACCATGGATGTCCTAGTTCTTGGTGCTGTTGTGCTGGTCCTGACTGTTGTGGTGTACCTGGTGGCCACGCTGGGCACCAAGGAGACACCATTTGAAGATGTTGCTAACCAACGTCAAAAGTTTGAAACTGCACACAGCAAAACAGAGAAGCAACAAAAGAAGCCCAAG GTAAAGAAGCCAAAaggtaaaaaggaggaaggtgacCAAGCTGGATCTACATCAGCACAGGAAGTAGAGGCGGAATGTGAACCAACTAAATCGCCACCAGCACCGGAGCCTTCACCATCACCCCAGCCCAGTCAG gagcagaagaaagagagaaaaaagaagaaagaacaggaagatgCAGGTAGTGAAGAAGTTCAGGAGAAGGTTGTTAAAGcagaagtaaagaaaactgaATCTGCTGCCAGCCGTGCCACTGCTTCTGCTACTCCCGCTCCTGCCTCCTCAGCTGCCACTCCATCACCATCTGCCAAGGAAACCAAGGCTGCTGCTAAGGAAGCTAAGACCAATGTTAAAAGCGCTGCTAAGGACACCAATACATCTGGCAAAGAACCAAAGAATGCCTCTAAGGAAGCAAAGGCTGCTGCTAAGGAATCAGTTGCTCCAGCTAAAGAAACAAAGGCTTCCAAAGAAACAAAAGCCGCTGCTAAGGAAACAAATGCTGCTGCTAAAGAAACTAATGTAAATactaaagaaatgaaggagtccAAGGCAAAGGCCACAAAAGAAGCTGTAAAGGAATCAAAGGCCACT GTTGTTGACATGCCGCTCATTAGTGAACAAGTTAGCGGATCTGATGCTGTTGATGTCTCACCTGCTGCTGAAAAGGGAAGctcacaggaaaagaagaagaagaaggaaaagaaaaatgatatcaCAT CCATGAGTGAGTCCAAGCTGCTTCCCATGGTGCAACGGGCTCCACTCTCAGGAACAGAGATACAGACCCTGATTGATGTACTCCTCAACAAGCAGCAACAAAACAATGCTGGGGGTGATTGGGTTAAGAAGGGTCGCGTTGATCCAATCACACAGCTCAGGAGACAgctggaagaggtggagaacaGGCTTCGTGATAAGGACGAAGCACACTCTGCCTTGTCTGCCAAAATTACTGATCTGTGTGGTGAGCTTCACGGAGAAAGGTCACGATCAGCTAAGCTGAAAACCCAGCTGGAAGACACCATTGCAAACTACACTCGCCAGCAGGAAGTAGCTGCTGCAAATGCAAAATCAACCCAAACAGCTCGCCTCAATGAGCTGCGTGCAACATTAGAGCAAGAGTATCAAATAAAAttccagcagcaacagcagttgGTGGAACAGTTACAGAATACCACCAATGATCAAGAGGCTGCTGCTCTTCGTGCTTCCCTCAATGAAGcagaaatgcaaggaaagatAATAAAGCAAGAGCATGAAGTGCTGACACAAAGATGTCAGCAATATGAAGAGCATATACGAGcactggaagaaaaaagagttgGGGATGATGCATCACGTAATGCACAGCTGACAGAGCTTCAGATAAAGCTTCAGAATAGTGATGCAGCTCGAGCTCAAGCATTAGCAGAATTGTCAGCAATGGAGAGTGAGCGGGAAAATATGAGAGCACAGATAACAAGTAGTAATACCAAAATAGCACAAGTACAACAATGTATGCAG GAGAAATTGCGGGAAAAGAGTGAAGTTGATTCCAGACTGAGTCAGATGGAATCAGAACTTTGTAGTGTACGGCAAGTCGTCGTAGACCAAAATATTCAA ATTGAGCgattaaaggaggaaaaagaatcatTGGCATCTCAGAGTGTCCGTCCAGCAGCTGAAGGGCAAGAGAATGGTGATGTTCATGCTGAGCACACCCCAGCCCCTGATACTGCACTCCTACAATCTTT attgaaggagaaagaacaaacaaTAGAAGAACAAGTAACAGAACTAACCAGCCTAAAAAAAGAGATCACTAGATTAAAAGAAGATCTGGAGggtcaaagagaaaagaacaat GAGTTGCGTGAAAAGAACCACAAAGTCCTGGAGGCCTTAACGATCACAGAGGAAAAACTGATGGCTAGACTCAAGCAGGTGGAT GAAGCCACTGGtgtagtggaagaggaaaaagcaaaGGTTCGTGCCGTCCTAAGAAGAATTTTCCCTGAGGTTGTCGTCGATGATGCTCTG GCCCTTCCTGTTAGGAAAAAGACATATCAG GACCAAGGGGCATTCTTGAGTGAGTTTGAAACCAAGGCATTGCAAGTTGCAACTCAAACTGCCCAGCCAGCTAAACCTGAGGTTGTAGAAGTCATAAAG tatgTGGAGAAAGAAGTCAAAGTGGAAGATCCAGCCCTCAAAATTGAAGTTGAAAAACTCTCAAAAGAAAATGCTGAACTGAAAACACAG GTGGCAAATCTCCAAGAAGATTCTGCATCAGCAGCTAATGACAGTGAAAGAGTCCAAGAATTGCAGAATGAGATTAGTTCAGTCAATGAGAAAGTTGCCCACTACCAGACAGTTCTAGCAGATACT GAAAATCTACTTAAGTCACTGCAAGCATCAGTCGAGTCTGAAGAGGTGGCTTGGAAGAAACGTTTATCTGATAAGGAGGAAGATCTACATCAGttagtggaagagaaaagaaatcttGAGCTACAATTGAAGGAACTAGAAGGTTACTTGGAGAAAGAACAACAGTCAGACAAT ACACTTAAGATTGAGTCACTACAACAACAGTTGCAAACAGTAGAGCTAGAAAAGGAATCAATTCAAGAAAAATTGCAACAAGCAGAAGAGCAACTTGCTAGAACTTCCACCCAA
- the LOC123518567 gene encoding ribosome-binding protein 1-like isoform X7: MVENTMDVLVLGAVVLVLTVVVYLVATLGTKETPFEDVANQRQKFETAHSKTEKQQKKPKVKKPKGKKEEGDQAGSTSAQEVEAECEPTKSPPAPEPSPSPQPSQEQKKERKKKKEQEDAGSEEVQEKVVKAEVKKTESAASRATASATPAPASSAATPSPSAKETKAAAKEAKTNVKSAAKDTNTSGKEPKNASKEAKAAAKESVAPAKETKASKETKAAAKETNAAAKETNVNTKEMKESKAKATKEAVKESKATVVDMPLISEQVSGSDAVDVSPAAEKGSSQEKKKKKEKKNDITSMSESKLLPMVQRAPLSGTEIQTLIDVLLNKQQQNNAGGDWVKKGRVDPITQLRRQLEEVENRLRDKDEAHSALSAKITDLCGELHGERSRSAKLKTQLEDTIANYTRQQEVAAANAKSTQTARLNELRATLEQEYQIKFQQQQQLVEQLQNTTNDQEAAALRASLNEAEMQGKIIKQEHEVLTQRCQQYEEHIRALEEKRVGDDASRNAQLTELQIKLQNSDAARAQALAELSAMESERENMRAQITSSNTKIAQVQQCMQEKLREKSEVDSRLSQMESELCSVRQVVVDQNIQIERLKEEKESLASQSVRPAAEGQENGDVHAEHTPAPDTALLQSLLKEKEQTIEEQVTELTSLKKEITRLKEDLEGQREKNNELREKNHKVLEALTITEEKLMARLKQVDEATGVVEEEKAKVRAVLRRIFPEVVVDDALALPVRKKTYQDQGAFLSEFETKALQVATQTAQPAKPEVVEVIKYVEKEVKVEDPALKIEVEKLSKENAELKTQVANLQEDSASAANDSERVQELQNEISSVNEKVAHYQTVLADTENLLKSLQASVESEEVAWKKRLSDKEEDLHQLVEEKRNLELQLKELEGYLEKEQQSDNTLKIESLQQQLQTVELEKESIQEKLQQAEEQLARTSTQGGGNSEESILELKADNEKLRALVTVGQDASRQQEQLIEQLQKELTAAKTSSTNGPVNEEQCQEGASAAQ; encoded by the exons gttgaaAACACCATGGATGTCCTAGTTCTTGGTGCTGTTGTGCTGGTCCTGACTGTTGTGGTGTACCTGGTGGCCACGCTGGGCACCAAGGAGACACCATTTGAAGATGTTGCTAACCAACGTCAAAAGTTTGAAACTGCACACAGCAAAACAGAGAAGCAACAAAAGAAGCCCAAG GTAAAGAAGCCAAAaggtaaaaaggaggaaggtgacCAAGCTGGATCTACATCAGCACAGGAAGTAGAGGCGGAATGTGAACCAACTAAATCGCCACCAGCACCGGAGCCTTCACCATCACCCCAGCCCAGTCAG gagcagaagaaagagagaaaaaagaagaaagaacaggaagatgCAGGTAGTGAAGAAGTTCAGGAGAAGGTTGTTAAAGcagaagtaaagaaaactgaATCTGCTGCCAGCCGTGCCACTGCTTCTGCTACTCCCGCTCCTGCCTCCTCAGCTGCCACTCCATCACCATCTGCCAAGGAAACCAAGGCTGCTGCTAAGGAAGCTAAGACCAATGTTAAAAGCGCTGCTAAGGACACCAATACATCTGGCAAAGAACCAAAGAATGCCTCTAAGGAAGCAAAGGCTGCTGCTAAGGAATCAGTTGCTCCAGCTAAAGAAACAAAGGCTTCCAAAGAAACAAAAGCCGCTGCTAAGGAAACAAATGCTGCTGCTAAAGAAACTAATGTAAATactaaagaaatgaaggagtccAAGGCAAAGGCCACAAAAGAAGCTGTAAAGGAATCAAAGGCCACT GTTGTTGACATGCCGCTCATTAGTGAACAAGTTAGCGGATCTGATGCTGTTGATGTCTCACCTGCTGCTGAAAAGGGAAGctcacaggaaaagaagaagaagaaggaaaagaaaaatgatatcaCAT CCATGAGTGAGTCCAAGCTGCTTCCCATGGTGCAACGGGCTCCACTCTCAGGAACAGAGATACAGACCCTGATTGATGTACTCCTCAACAAGCAGCAACAAAACAATGCTGGGGGTGATTGGGTTAAGAAGGGTCGCGTTGATCCAATCACACAGCTCAGGAGACAgctggaagaggtggagaacaGGCTTCGTGATAAGGACGAAGCACACTCTGCCTTGTCTGCCAAAATTACTGATCTGTGTGGTGAGCTTCACGGAGAAAGGTCACGATCAGCTAAGCTGAAAACCCAGCTGGAAGACACCATTGCAAACTACACTCGCCAGCAGGAAGTAGCTGCTGCAAATGCAAAATCAACCCAAACAGCTCGCCTCAATGAGCTGCGTGCAACATTAGAGCAAGAGTATCAAATAAAAttccagcagcaacagcagttgGTGGAACAGTTACAGAATACCACCAATGATCAAGAGGCTGCTGCTCTTCGTGCTTCCCTCAATGAAGcagaaatgcaaggaaagatAATAAAGCAAGAGCATGAAGTGCTGACACAAAGATGTCAGCAATATGAAGAGCATATACGAGcactggaagaaaaaagagttgGGGATGATGCATCACGTAATGCACAGCTGACAGAGCTTCAGATAAAGCTTCAGAATAGTGATGCAGCTCGAGCTCAAGCATTAGCAGAATTGTCAGCAATGGAGAGTGAGCGGGAAAATATGAGAGCACAGATAACAAGTAGTAATACCAAAATAGCACAAGTACAACAATGTATGCAG GAGAAATTGCGGGAAAAGAGTGAAGTTGATTCCAGACTGAGTCAGATGGAATCAGAACTTTGTAGTGTACGGCAAGTCGTCGTAGACCAAAATATTCAA ATTGAGCgattaaaggaggaaaaagaatcatTGGCATCTCAGAGTGTCCGTCCAGCAGCTGAAGGGCAAGAGAATGGTGATGTTCATGCTGAGCACACCCCAGCCCCTGATACTGCACTCCTACAATCTTT attgaaggagaaagaacaaacaaTAGAAGAACAAGTAACAGAACTAACCAGCCTAAAAAAAGAGATCACTAGATTAAAAGAAGATCTGGAGggtcaaagagaaaagaacaat GAGTTGCGTGAAAAGAACCACAAAGTCCTGGAGGCCTTAACGATCACAGAGGAAAAACTGATGGCTAGACTCAAGCAGGTGGAT GAAGCCACTGGtgtagtggaagaggaaaaagcaaaGGTTCGTGCCGTCCTAAGAAGAATTTTCCCTGAGGTTGTCGTCGATGATGCTCTG GCCCTTCCTGTTAGGAAAAAGACATATCAG GACCAAGGGGCATTCTTGAGTGAGTTTGAAACCAAGGCATTGCAAGTTGCAACTCAAACTGCCCAGCCAGCTAAACCTGAGGTTGTAGAAGTCATAAAG tatgTGGAGAAAGAAGTCAAAGTGGAAGATCCAGCCCTCAAAATTGAAGTTGAAAAACTCTCAAAAGAAAATGCTGAACTGAAAACACAG GTGGCAAATCTCCAAGAAGATTCTGCATCAGCAGCTAATGACAGTGAAAGAGTCCAAGAATTGCAGAATGAGATTAGTTCAGTCAATGAGAAAGTTGCCCACTACCAGACAGTTCTAGCAGATACT GAAAATCTACTTAAGTCACTGCAAGCATCAGTCGAGTCTGAAGAGGTGGCTTGGAAGAAACGTTTATCTGATAAGGAGGAAGATCTACATCAGttagtggaagagaaaagaaatcttGAGCTACAATTGAAGGAACTAGAAGGTTACTTGGAGAAAGAACAACAGTCAGACAAT ACACTTAAGATTGAGTCACTACAACAACAGTTGCAAACAGTAGAGCTAGAAAAGGAATCAATTCAAGAAAAATTGCAACAAGCAGAAGAGCAACTTGCTAGAACTTCCACCCAA
- the LOC123518567 gene encoding ribosome-binding protein 1-like isoform X8, which translates to MVENTMDVLVLGAVVLVLTVVVYLVATLGTKETPFEDVANQRQKFETAHSKTEKQQKKPKVKKPKGKKEEGDQAGSTSAQEVEAECEPTKSPPAPEPSPSPQPSQEQKKERKKKKEQEDAGSEEVQEKVVKAEVKKTESAASRATASATPAPASSAATPSPSAKETKAAAKEAKTNVKSAAKDTNTSGKEPKNASKEAKAAAKESVAPAKETKASKETKAAAKETNAAAKETNVNTKEMKESKAKATKEAVKESKATVVDMPLISEQVSGSDAVDVSPAAEKGSSQEKKKKKEKKNDITSMSESKLLPMVQRAPLSGTEIQTLIDVLLNKQQQNNAGGDWVKKGRVDPITQLRRQLEEVENRLRDKDEAHSALSAKITDLCGELHGERSRSAKLKTQLEDTIANYTRQQEVAAANAKSTQTARLNELRATLEQEYQIKFQQQQQLVEQLQNTTNDQEAAALRASLNEAEMQGKIIKQEHEVLTQRCQQYEEHIRALEEKRVGDDASRNAQLTELQIKLQNSDAARAQALAELSAMESERENMRAQITSSNTKIAQVQQCMQEKLREKSEVDSRLSQMESELCSVRQVVVDQNIQIERLKEEKESLASQSVRPAAEGQENGDVHAEHTPAPDTALLQSLLKEKEQTIEEQVTELTSLKKEITRLKEDLEGQREKNNELREKNHKVLEALTITEEKLMARLKQVDEATGVVEEEKAKVRAVLRRIFPEVVVDDALALPVRKKTYQDQGAFLSEFETKALQVATQTAQPAKPEVVEVIKYVEKEVKVEDPALKIEVEKLSKENAELKTQVANLQEDSASAANDSERVQELQNEISSVNEKVAHYQTVLADTENLLKSLQASVESEEVAWKKRLSDKEEDLHQLVEEKRNLELQLKELEGYLEKEQQSDNTLKIESLQQQLQTVELEKESIQEKLQQAEEQLARTSTQTSSTNGPVNEEQCQEDDSLQGDTASLVSASSASVTDPNSSLSQSEAPTKKPKKKRKGILGKLMG; encoded by the exons gttgaaAACACCATGGATGTCCTAGTTCTTGGTGCTGTTGTGCTGGTCCTGACTGTTGTGGTGTACCTGGTGGCCACGCTGGGCACCAAGGAGACACCATTTGAAGATGTTGCTAACCAACGTCAAAAGTTTGAAACTGCACACAGCAAAACAGAGAAGCAACAAAAGAAGCCCAAG GTAAAGAAGCCAAAaggtaaaaaggaggaaggtgacCAAGCTGGATCTACATCAGCACAGGAAGTAGAGGCGGAATGTGAACCAACTAAATCGCCACCAGCACCGGAGCCTTCACCATCACCCCAGCCCAGTCAG gagcagaagaaagagagaaaaaagaagaaagaacaggaagatgCAGGTAGTGAAGAAGTTCAGGAGAAGGTTGTTAAAGcagaagtaaagaaaactgaATCTGCTGCCAGCCGTGCCACTGCTTCTGCTACTCCCGCTCCTGCCTCCTCAGCTGCCACTCCATCACCATCTGCCAAGGAAACCAAGGCTGCTGCTAAGGAAGCTAAGACCAATGTTAAAAGCGCTGCTAAGGACACCAATACATCTGGCAAAGAACCAAAGAATGCCTCTAAGGAAGCAAAGGCTGCTGCTAAGGAATCAGTTGCTCCAGCTAAAGAAACAAAGGCTTCCAAAGAAACAAAAGCCGCTGCTAAGGAAACAAATGCTGCTGCTAAAGAAACTAATGTAAATactaaagaaatgaaggagtccAAGGCAAAGGCCACAAAAGAAGCTGTAAAGGAATCAAAGGCCACT GTTGTTGACATGCCGCTCATTAGTGAACAAGTTAGCGGATCTGATGCTGTTGATGTCTCACCTGCTGCTGAAAAGGGAAGctcacaggaaaagaagaagaagaaggaaaagaaaaatgatatcaCAT CCATGAGTGAGTCCAAGCTGCTTCCCATGGTGCAACGGGCTCCACTCTCAGGAACAGAGATACAGACCCTGATTGATGTACTCCTCAACAAGCAGCAACAAAACAATGCTGGGGGTGATTGGGTTAAGAAGGGTCGCGTTGATCCAATCACACAGCTCAGGAGACAgctggaagaggtggagaacaGGCTTCGTGATAAGGACGAAGCACACTCTGCCTTGTCTGCCAAAATTACTGATCTGTGTGGTGAGCTTCACGGAGAAAGGTCACGATCAGCTAAGCTGAAAACCCAGCTGGAAGACACCATTGCAAACTACACTCGCCAGCAGGAAGTAGCTGCTGCAAATGCAAAATCAACCCAAACAGCTCGCCTCAATGAGCTGCGTGCAACATTAGAGCAAGAGTATCAAATAAAAttccagcagcaacagcagttgGTGGAACAGTTACAGAATACCACCAATGATCAAGAGGCTGCTGCTCTTCGTGCTTCCCTCAATGAAGcagaaatgcaaggaaagatAATAAAGCAAGAGCATGAAGTGCTGACACAAAGATGTCAGCAATATGAAGAGCATATACGAGcactggaagaaaaaagagttgGGGATGATGCATCACGTAATGCACAGCTGACAGAGCTTCAGATAAAGCTTCAGAATAGTGATGCAGCTCGAGCTCAAGCATTAGCAGAATTGTCAGCAATGGAGAGTGAGCGGGAAAATATGAGAGCACAGATAACAAGTAGTAATACCAAAATAGCACAAGTACAACAATGTATGCAG GAGAAATTGCGGGAAAAGAGTGAAGTTGATTCCAGACTGAGTCAGATGGAATCAGAACTTTGTAGTGTACGGCAAGTCGTCGTAGACCAAAATATTCAA ATTGAGCgattaaaggaggaaaaagaatcatTGGCATCTCAGAGTGTCCGTCCAGCAGCTGAAGGGCAAGAGAATGGTGATGTTCATGCTGAGCACACCCCAGCCCCTGATACTGCACTCCTACAATCTTT attgaaggagaaagaacaaacaaTAGAAGAACAAGTAACAGAACTAACCAGCCTAAAAAAAGAGATCACTAGATTAAAAGAAGATCTGGAGggtcaaagagaaaagaacaat GAGTTGCGTGAAAAGAACCACAAAGTCCTGGAGGCCTTAACGATCACAGAGGAAAAACTGATGGCTAGACTCAAGCAGGTGGAT GAAGCCACTGGtgtagtggaagaggaaaaagcaaaGGTTCGTGCCGTCCTAAGAAGAATTTTCCCTGAGGTTGTCGTCGATGATGCTCTG GCCCTTCCTGTTAGGAAAAAGACATATCAG GACCAAGGGGCATTCTTGAGTGAGTTTGAAACCAAGGCATTGCAAGTTGCAACTCAAACTGCCCAGCCAGCTAAACCTGAGGTTGTAGAAGTCATAAAG tatgTGGAGAAAGAAGTCAAAGTGGAAGATCCAGCCCTCAAAATTGAAGTTGAAAAACTCTCAAAAGAAAATGCTGAACTGAAAACACAG GTGGCAAATCTCCAAGAAGATTCTGCATCAGCAGCTAATGACAGTGAAAGAGTCCAAGAATTGCAGAATGAGATTAGTTCAGTCAATGAGAAAGTTGCCCACTACCAGACAGTTCTAGCAGATACT GAAAATCTACTTAAGTCACTGCAAGCATCAGTCGAGTCTGAAGAGGTGGCTTGGAAGAAACGTTTATCTGATAAGGAGGAAGATCTACATCAGttagtggaagagaaaagaaatcttGAGCTACAATTGAAGGAACTAGAAGGTTACTTGGAGAAAGAACAACAGTCAGACAAT ACACTTAAGATTGAGTCACTACAACAACAGTTGCAAACAGTAGAGCTAGAAAAGGAATCAATTCAAGAAAAATTGCAACAAGCAGAAGAGCAACTTGCTAGAACTTCCACCCAA